A genome region from Frankineae bacterium MT45 includes the following:
- a CDS encoding HNH endonuclease → MQSDTVSPYMAGDPSASREIIEDLSSQIIGLAGRLAAATCRWLLLIADFDEKGGAGHYGLGSTARWVSHYCGLSRRTAVEHVRVARALARFPELAAGMAAGRLSYSHVRAISRLARDDEPALVSELITVAEYGTVGQLETMVRGLRTVDLNELPRRETPEASLSRRYDDHSQWRLAAHLPPEDGAIIQSALERLAREDGISEAQALVRMAEIVVAALNDGQPAPRTLRGEERAAVVIHLDAAAIPPEAAKPDATTSDATTSNARTSDATTRAPVPYARIQGGPGLPDRVVRRLVCAGRVRLAVHGPDGNVQDLGRSHRMVSDRQFRMLLLRDGGCAHPGCGSKSGLEAHHVRHWVDGGATDLANLVLLCRAHHHAHHDQEFAIQALGGGHFAFIRDGDRALPASVDPSAFIDTVTAVEAEHADVAATAAQTRWGGERLDRHWAIAVLADRRRRESERVRLAPTRRSHEMAPVPSAGGTPGSRHDRSANRREVRRGRPHRWHQAPPTNN, encoded by the coding sequence ATGCAATCCGACACCGTTTCCCCTTATATGGCAGGGGATCCCTCCGCCAGCCGCGAGATCATCGAAGACCTGAGCTCGCAGATCATCGGCCTGGCCGGTCGTCTGGCGGCCGCCACGTGTCGATGGCTGCTGTTGATCGCCGACTTCGACGAGAAGGGTGGTGCCGGGCATTACGGCCTCGGTTCGACCGCTCGTTGGGTGTCGCACTACTGCGGGCTGTCACGGCGCACCGCGGTCGAGCACGTGCGAGTGGCGCGTGCCCTCGCGCGATTTCCCGAGCTTGCGGCCGGCATGGCGGCCGGCCGGTTGTCGTACTCCCACGTCCGCGCCATCTCGCGGCTAGCCCGCGACGATGAGCCGGCGCTGGTCTCCGAACTGATCACCGTGGCCGAGTACGGCACTGTCGGGCAACTGGAGACCATGGTCCGTGGGCTGCGCACGGTCGACCTCAACGAATTGCCCCGCCGCGAGACGCCCGAAGCGTCGTTGTCCCGACGCTACGACGACCATTCCCAGTGGCGGCTGGCGGCTCATTTGCCACCCGAGGACGGCGCCATAATCCAGTCAGCGCTCGAGCGGCTGGCCCGGGAAGACGGGATCTCCGAAGCCCAGGCCCTCGTGCGGATGGCCGAGATCGTCGTCGCTGCCCTCAATGACGGTCAGCCGGCACCACGCACCCTCCGTGGTGAGGAACGCGCGGCTGTCGTCATCCATCTCGACGCGGCCGCGATACCCCCAGAGGCAGCAAAACCGGACGCGACGACGTCCGATGCGACGACCTCCAATGCGAGGACGTCCGATGCGACGACACGTGCCCCGGTGCCGTATGCCCGAATTCAGGGTGGACCTGGCCTGCCGGATCGGGTCGTTCGACGCCTCGTGTGTGCCGGTCGGGTGCGTCTCGCGGTGCACGGACCCGACGGAAATGTCCAGGATCTCGGACGGTCGCATCGCATGGTCTCCGACCGCCAGTTCCGGATGCTGCTACTGCGGGACGGCGGTTGCGCGCACCCCGGCTGTGGCTCGAAGTCGGGTCTCGAAGCCCATCACGTCCGGCACTGGGTCGATGGCGGGGCGACCGATCTGGCGAACCTGGTGCTGCTGTGCCGGGCCCACCACCACGCGCACCACGATCAGGAGTTCGCTATCCAAGCGCTCGGCGGCGGCCATTTCGCCTTCATCCGTGACGGCGATCGAGCGCTACCGGCCAGCGTCGATCCGTCCGCCTTCATCGACACGGTGACAGCGGTAGAAGCTGAGCACGCGGACGTCGCGGCAACCGCGGCCCAGACCCGCTGGGGTGGCGAGCGCTTGGATAGGCACTGGGCAATCGCGGTGTTGGCCGATCGGCGCCGCCGGGAGAGCGAGCGTGTTCGCCTCGCACCTACGCGCCGAAGCCATGAAATGGCCCCCGTCCCGTCAGCCGGCGGTACTCCTGGCAGTCGCCACGATCGCAGCGCCAACCGGCGGGAAGTCCGGCGTGGCCGTCCGCACCGGTGGCATCAGGCACCACCCACCAACAACTAG
- a CDS encoding GMP synthase (glutamine-hydrolysing) — MHPDLVLVVDYGAQYAQLIARRVREANIYSEIVPSTMPVQEMLAKGPKAIILSGGPSSVYADGAPQADPAMFGAGVPVFGICYGFQAMTQALGGEVAHTGGSEFGRTTLQQADPGVLLAGLPESQQVWMSHGDAVVAAPPGFTVVARTADTPVAAFEDAARGLAGVQFHPEVLHSDNGQRILERFLYEIAGLKPTWTETNIIDDQIASIRAQVGDKRVICGLSGGVDSAVAAALVQRAIGDQLTCVFVDHGLLRAGEAEQVERDFVAATGVRLKVVDAVDRFLDALASVSDPEQKRKIIGREFIRVFEAAAREVVADAGAHGESVDFLVQGTLYPDVVESGGGTGAANIKSHHNVGGLPDDLQFSLIEPLRELFKDEVRRVGSELGLPSEIVMRQPFPGPGLGIRIVGEVTAERLDLLRRADAIARSELTAAGLDGVIWQCPVVLLADVRSVGVQGDGRTYGHPIVLRPVSSEDAMTADWTRVPYDVLEKISTRITNEVREVNRVVLDLTSKPPGTIEWE; from the coding sequence GTGCATCCTGATCTGGTTCTCGTCGTCGACTACGGCGCGCAGTACGCCCAGCTGATCGCCCGACGGGTTCGGGAGGCGAACATCTACTCCGAGATCGTGCCGAGCACGATGCCGGTGCAGGAGATGCTGGCCAAGGGGCCGAAGGCGATCATCCTCTCGGGTGGCCCGTCAAGTGTCTACGCAGACGGTGCGCCCCAGGCCGACCCGGCGATGTTTGGGGCCGGAGTTCCGGTCTTCGGCATCTGCTACGGATTCCAGGCGATGACCCAGGCGCTCGGCGGCGAGGTGGCGCACACCGGCGGCAGCGAGTTCGGCCGGACGACGCTGCAGCAGGCTGACCCGGGCGTGTTGCTGGCCGGGCTCCCGGAGTCGCAGCAGGTGTGGATGAGCCACGGAGACGCCGTCGTCGCCGCGCCCCCCGGCTTCACGGTCGTCGCCCGCACAGCCGACACGCCAGTGGCTGCCTTCGAGGACGCGGCCCGCGGACTGGCCGGCGTCCAGTTCCATCCCGAGGTGCTGCACAGCGACAACGGGCAGCGCATCCTGGAGCGGTTCCTCTACGAGATCGCCGGTCTCAAGCCGACCTGGACCGAGACGAACATCATCGACGACCAGATCGCCTCGATCCGGGCCCAGGTCGGTGACAAGCGAGTCATCTGCGGGCTCTCGGGCGGGGTCGACTCGGCGGTCGCCGCCGCGCTGGTGCAGCGGGCCATCGGCGACCAGCTCACCTGCGTCTTCGTCGACCACGGGCTGCTGCGGGCCGGCGAGGCTGAGCAGGTCGAACGCGACTTCGTGGCCGCCACCGGGGTCCGCCTCAAGGTCGTCGATGCCGTCGATCGCTTCCTCGACGCGCTGGCCAGCGTGAGTGACCCCGAGCAGAAGCGCAAGATCATCGGACGAGAGTTCATCCGGGTCTTCGAGGCCGCGGCCCGCGAGGTCGTCGCCGACGCCGGGGCCCATGGCGAGAGCGTCGACTTCCTGGTGCAGGGCACGCTCTACCCGGACGTCGTCGAGTCCGGCGGTGGCACCGGTGCCGCGAATATCAAGTCACACCACAACGTCGGCGGGCTGCCGGATGACCTGCAGTTCTCGCTCATCGAGCCACTGCGCGAACTCTTCAAGGACGAGGTTCGGCGCGTCGGTTCCGAACTCGGTCTCCCCAGCGAGATCGTGATGCGCCAGCCCTTCCCGGGGCCGGGGCTGGGTATTCGCATCGTCGGTGAGGTGACGGCTGAACGCCTCGACCTGCTGCGGCGAGCGGACGCGATCGCCCGAAGCGAACTCACCGCGGCCGGCCTGGATGGGGTTATCTGGCAGTGCCCAGTCGTGCTGCTGGCCGACGTCCGCTCGGTCGGCGTGCAGGGTGACGGGCGCACCTACGGCCACCCGATCGTGCTGCGGCCGGTCTCCAGCGAGGACGCCATGACCGCGGACTGGACCCGCGTCCCCTACGACGTGCTCGAGAAGATCTCGACGAGAATCACCAATGAAGTGCGGGAGGTCAACCGAGTTGTCCTCGACCTGACCAGCAAGCCGCCAGGCACCATCGAGTGGGAGTAA
- a CDS encoding phage shock protein C (PspC) family protein, which produces MRRSAGNRVVAGVSGGLGEYFGIDPVLFRILFATTAFFGGGGIVAYVVAWLAIPEQGSTKTGMDRIVAELRNRRIPVWAVAIAVVLAAWIGVFSWWSPWGFAPVLVAGFILFVAFRRRGADEQAAAVSAGASAAPASTTTVNLTKPLDATQTPAAGASAEKAPSGSDLTVETRAWFAESRAASRRRRRRAAPVRWATLGVLAAAMLILYISDRLNGIVIPAYFWVAGAILLVGLIVGLILRRTPWSLLLLMPLVLLGLIAFGGTRASLHDGVGEYAWAPTSYSELSGEYRLAFGKSTLDLTELPPSTVDRQVEVIMAAGESEIIVGSTANIQVKTDVHFGNVTVTGPGAFTARSGSGFETNPYGRSVQDAVQHGGVNVNRTIHPPAGATGGLITVNVELEEGNVTVRT; this is translated from the coding sequence TTGCGCCGCAGCGCCGGCAACCGGGTCGTCGCCGGCGTCAGTGGCGGCCTGGGCGAGTACTTCGGAATCGATCCCGTCCTCTTCCGGATCCTCTTCGCCACCACCGCCTTCTTCGGCGGAGGAGGCATCGTCGCCTACGTGGTGGCCTGGCTGGCCATCCCCGAGCAGGGCTCGACCAAGACCGGAATGGACCGGATCGTGGCCGAACTGCGCAACCGGCGCATCCCAGTCTGGGCCGTCGCCATCGCAGTCGTGCTGGCCGCCTGGATCGGGGTCTTCAGCTGGTGGTCACCGTGGGGCTTCGCTCCGGTGCTGGTGGCTGGTTTCATCCTCTTCGTTGCCTTCCGCCGCCGGGGCGCCGATGAGCAGGCGGCCGCCGTGAGTGCCGGCGCATCGGCTGCCCCGGCATCCACCACGACCGTGAACCTCACCAAGCCGCTTGACGCGACGCAAACACCCGCAGCCGGGGCATCGGCGGAGAAGGCGCCAAGCGGCTCCGATCTCACCGTCGAGACCCGGGCCTGGTTCGCCGAATCGCGGGCCGCCTCTCGTCGCCGTCGCCGCCGGGCCGCGCCGGTGCGCTGGGCCACTCTCGGCGTGCTCGCCGCGGCGATGCTCATCCTGTACATCAGCGACCGCCTCAACGGCATCGTGATCCCGGCATACTTCTGGGTGGCCGGCGCCATTCTGCTGGTCGGGCTGATCGTCGGGCTCATCCTGCGCCGGACCCCGTGGTCGCTGCTGTTGCTGATGCCACTGGTGCTGCTCGGACTCATCGCGTTCGGCGGGACTCGGGCCAGCCTGCACGACGGCGTCGGGGAGTACGCGTGGGCGCCGACGAGCTACTCCGAACTCTCCGGCGAATACCGGCTGGCCTTCGGCAAGTCGACGCTGGACCTCACCGAACTTCCGCCGTCCACCGTAGACCGGCAAGTCGAGGTGATCATGGCCGCCGGGGAGTCCGAGATCATCGTCGGGAGCACGGCGAACATCCAGGTGAAGACTGACGTCCACTTCGGCAACGTCACGGTCACCGGGCCGGGCGCATTCACCGCGCGCTCCGGCTCCGGATTCGAGACCAACCCCTACGGCAGAAGCGTCCAGGACGCAGTCCAGCACGGCGGGGTCAATGTGAACCGGACGATCCACCCCCCGGCTGGCGCGACCGGCGGCCTCATCACCGTCAACGTAGAACTCGAGGAGGGGAACGTCACCGTCCGGACGTGA
- a CDS encoding phage shock protein C (PspC) family protein, protein MRCTLHTRDHDMVTTTLPDTAGATQAEPQRKLYRRADHRYLSGVAGGIADHLGISALAVRLVFVVLTASGGLGPVLYAVFWIVLPAPPGSKQRVRWWVYVVAGVTCAIGIGLAIWTLPVGRLFIPSVLALVGGSLIWRQASETQRAQWWSMSRRSLTATDDTGRLRLVAGVVLVIVGCIVVIARADFSAMRDGLVAVMVTAVGIGLITGPWWVGMVTELSAERTERIRSQERAEIAAKLHDSVLQTLALIQRNASSPREVTRLARGQERELRNLLYGPSERHGHLAQALTDAAAEIEDAYAITVDAVVVGDIGLDENLRALVASAREALQNAAKHAKVTDVSLYAEVEGDSVVVYVRDRGVGFALDQVADDRQGVRGSIIARVERHGGTATIRSAAGDGTEVAIRMPVAR, encoded by the coding sequence ATGCGCTGCACCCTTCACACGCGCGATCATGACATGGTGACGACAACGCTGCCCGACACTGCGGGCGCCACACAGGCCGAGCCGCAGCGCAAGCTCTACCGGCGCGCCGACCATCGTTACCTGAGCGGAGTGGCCGGCGGTATCGCCGATCATCTGGGCATCTCGGCGCTGGCCGTCCGCCTCGTCTTCGTCGTCCTCACCGCCAGTGGCGGCCTCGGCCCCGTCCTGTACGCCGTCTTCTGGATCGTCCTTCCGGCACCGCCTGGGTCGAAGCAGCGAGTGCGCTGGTGGGTCTACGTGGTGGCTGGCGTGACCTGCGCGATCGGGATCGGGCTGGCGATCTGGACGCTGCCCGTCGGCAGGCTCTTCATACCGTCGGTGCTGGCGCTGGTCGGAGGTTCGCTCATCTGGCGGCAGGCCAGCGAGACGCAGCGAGCGCAGTGGTGGAGCATGTCCCGCCGGTCGCTGACCGCAACCGATGACACCGGACGCCTCCGCCTCGTGGCCGGGGTCGTGCTGGTCATCGTCGGCTGCATCGTCGTTATCGCCCGGGCCGACTTCTCGGCCATGCGCGACGGCCTGGTCGCCGTGATGGTGACGGCGGTGGGCATCGGGCTCATCACCGGGCCATGGTGGGTCGGCATGGTCACCGAACTCAGCGCGGAGCGGACCGAGCGCATTCGTTCGCAGGAGCGGGCCGAGATCGCGGCCAAGTTGCATGACTCGGTGCTGCAGACGCTGGCCCTCATCCAGCGCAACGCCTCCTCGCCGCGGGAGGTCACCCGGCTGGCGCGGGGGCAGGAACGCGAGCTGCGGAACCTGCTCTACGGCCCGTCCGAGCGACACGGCCACCTGGCCCAGGCCCTCACCGACGCTGCGGCCGAGATCGAAGACGCCTACGCCATCACGGTGGACGCCGTGGTCGTCGGTGACATCGGGCTGGACGAGAACCTGCGGGCCCTGGTCGCGTCGGCTCGGGAGGCGCTGCAGAATGCAGCCAAGCATGCGAAAGTGACCGACGTTTCGCTCTATGCCGAGGTTGAAGGGGACAGCGTGGTCGTCTACGTGAGGGATCGGGGTGTCGGGTTCGCTCTGGACCAGGTCGCCGATGATCGCCAGGGGGTTCGCGGGTCGATCATCGCTCGCGTCGAGCGGCACGGTGGCACGGCGACGATCCGCAGCGCCGCCGGCGACGGCACCGAGGTAGCGATCAGAATGCCGGTGGCCCGATGA
- a CDS encoding two component transcriptional regulator, LuxR family, which translates to MSPTVFLVDDHAMFRSGVRAELGSLVDSGVEVVGEAGTVGEAVAGIVAARPDVVLLDVHIPDGGGLAVIAGVANQVPDIRFLALSVSDAAEDVIAIIRAGARGYVTKTIDAHELADAVKRVADSDVVFSPRLAGFVLDAFRDAPSMPSVNSDIDQLTPRELEVLRLLARGYAYKEVAAELFISVKTVETHASSVLRKLQLSNRHQLTRWAVDRRML; encoded by the coding sequence ATGAGCCCGACGGTGTTCCTGGTCGACGATCACGCGATGTTCCGCTCCGGCGTGCGGGCCGAGCTGGGTTCGCTGGTCGACTCCGGCGTGGAGGTGGTCGGTGAGGCCGGCACGGTGGGCGAAGCCGTCGCCGGTATCGTCGCCGCCCGCCCGGATGTGGTGCTCCTCGACGTGCATATACCGGATGGCGGCGGGCTGGCCGTGATCGCCGGCGTCGCGAACCAGGTGCCCGATATCCGCTTCCTGGCCCTCTCGGTCTCCGACGCCGCCGAGGACGTCATCGCCATCATCCGGGCCGGAGCTCGGGGCTACGTGACCAAGACGATCGACGCCCACGAACTGGCCGATGCCGTCAAGCGGGTCGCCGACTCCGACGTCGTCTTCAGCCCTCGGCTGGCCGGATTCGTGCTGGACGCCTTCCGGGACGCCCCGTCAATGCCGTCGGTGAACAGTGACATCGACCAGCTGACTCCTCGTGAGCTCGAGGTACTCCGCCTCCTCGCCCGCGGGTACGCCTATAAAGAGGTGGCGGCGGAGCTGTTCATCTCGGTGAAGACGGTCGAGACCCATGCGTCGAGCGTGCTGCGAAAGTTGCAGCTCTCAAACCGTCACCAGCTGACGAGATGGGCCGTCGACCGCCGAATGCTCTGA
- a CDS encoding chorismate mutase — translation MSSTTTPAVESNSVPSVDDIDELRAGIDRLDAEIARLVNERSGLSRRIQAARMSAGGTRVELGRERVVIDGYRNVLGSDGGVLAEAVLRVCRGAR, via the coding sequence ATGAGCAGCACGACCACCCCGGCCGTCGAGTCGAACAGTGTCCCCTCGGTCGACGACATCGACGAACTGCGCGCAGGCATCGACCGCCTCGACGCGGAGATCGCCCGACTCGTCAACGAGCGTTCTGGCCTCTCCCGCCGTATCCAGGCGGCCCGCATGAGCGCCGGCGGCACGCGCGTCGAACTCGGACGCGAGCGCGTGGTCATCGACGGATACCGCAATGTGCTCGGCAGCGACGGTGGCGTGCTGGCCGAGGCCGTGCTCCGCGTCTGCCGCGGCGCTCGCTGA
- a CDS encoding methionyl-tRNA synthetase → MSNHVLTAVAWPYANGPRHIGHVAGFGVPSDVFSRYQRMAGNRVLMVSGTDEHGTPIQVQADREGVTARELADRYNRIIAGDLQKLGLSYDLFTRTTTKNHYAVVQELFLGLLKNGYVFPQVQMGAISPSTGRTLPDRYIEGTCPICGYDPARGDQCDNCGNQLDPIELINPRSKINGETPKFVETEQYFLDLPAFTATLSDWLGKQKHWRPNVLKFSMNLLDDLKPRAITRDLDWGVPVPLPGWSDRPDKKLYVWFDAVIGYLSASIEWAQRSGDPDAWRPFWQDENAKAYYFMGKDNIVFHSEIWPAMLFGYSGVGAKGGTPGELGALDRPYEVVSSEFLTMEGRKFSSSQNVVIYVGDMLARYDADALRYYLAVAGPENQDTDFTWSEFVRRNNDELLASWGNLVNRTLSMTAKNIGQIPSPGNLNDSDQALLASSRNAFTSVGDLLSRSRQKQAIGEAMRVVGEANKYLSDNEPWKLKNADPARMESVLHVALQVVDDAKTLLTPFLPSSSSKVHEAMGGTGKWAGMPELVEVEEETAVGSPSYATLTGDYEAVATWESKSIEVGRPIAPPTPIFTKLDSSVVQEELDRLEAEAK, encoded by the coding sequence GTGAGCAACCATGTATTGACCGCAGTCGCCTGGCCGTACGCCAACGGCCCCCGCCACATCGGACACGTCGCCGGATTCGGCGTCCCCTCCGACGTCTTCAGCCGCTACCAGCGGATGGCCGGCAACCGGGTACTGATGGTCTCCGGCACCGACGAGCACGGCACCCCGATCCAGGTGCAGGCCGACCGTGAGGGTGTCACTGCTCGTGAGCTGGCCGACCGCTACAACCGGATCATCGCCGGCGACCTGCAGAAGCTCGGGCTCTCCTACGACCTCTTCACCCGGACGACCACCAAGAACCACTACGCGGTCGTGCAGGAACTGTTCCTCGGTCTGCTGAAGAACGGCTATGTCTTCCCGCAGGTCCAGATGGGCGCGATCAGCCCCTCGACCGGTCGCACCCTGCCCGACCGTTACATCGAGGGCACCTGCCCGATCTGTGGCTACGACCCGGCGCGGGGCGATCAGTGCGACAACTGTGGCAATCAGCTCGATCCGATCGAGCTCATCAATCCGCGCTCCAAGATCAATGGCGAGACGCCGAAGTTCGTCGAGACCGAGCAGTACTTCCTCGACCTGCCGGCCTTCACCGCCACCCTCAGCGACTGGCTGGGTAAGCAGAAGCACTGGCGGCCGAATGTCCTTAAATTCTCGATGAATCTCCTGGACGATCTGAAGCCGCGGGCCATTACCCGCGACCTCGACTGGGGCGTCCCGGTGCCGCTCCCAGGCTGGTCGGATCGCCCGGACAAGAAACTCTACGTCTGGTTCGATGCGGTCATCGGCTACCTATCGGCCTCCATCGAGTGGGCCCAGCGCAGTGGCGACCCCGACGCCTGGCGCCCGTTCTGGCAGGACGAGAACGCGAAGGCCTATTACTTCATGGGCAAAGACAACATCGTCTTCCACTCCGAGATCTGGCCGGCGATGCTCTTCGGCTACTCCGGCGTCGGCGCCAAGGGCGGAACCCCCGGAGAACTAGGGGCATTGGATCGCCCGTACGAGGTCGTCTCCAGTGAATTCCTGACGATGGAGGGGCGCAAGTTCTCCTCGAGTCAGAACGTCGTGATCTACGTGGGGGACATGCTGGCCCGCTACGACGCCGATGCGCTGCGCTACTACCTGGCGGTGGCCGGCCCGGAGAATCAGGACACCGACTTCACCTGGTCGGAGTTCGTGCGCCGCAACAACGACGAGTTGCTGGCCAGCTGGGGCAACCTGGTCAACCGGACGCTATCGATGACCGCCAAGAACATCGGGCAGATCCCGAGCCCGGGGAACCTCAACGACAGCGACCAGGCGCTGCTGGCCAGCTCGCGCAACGCCTTCACGTCGGTGGGGGACCTGCTGTCGCGGTCCCGGCAGAAGCAGGCGATCGGCGAGGCGATGCGGGTGGTCGGCGAGGCCAACAAGTACCTGTCGGACAACGAGCCGTGGAAGTTGAAGAACGCCGACCCGGCCCGCATGGAGAGCGTCCTGCACGTCGCGCTGCAGGTGGTCGACGACGCCAAGACGCTGTTGACCCCGTTCCTGCCCTCCTCGTCGTCCAAGGTGCATGAGGCGATGGGGGGGACCGGCAAGTGGGCCGGCATGCCGGAGCTCGTCGAGGTCGAGGAGGAGACGGCCGTCGGGTCGCCCTCCTACGCGACGCTGACCGGTGACTACGAGGCCGTCGCCACCTGGGAGTCGAAGTCGATCGAGGTCGGCCGCCCGATCGCGCCCCCGACGCCGATCTTCACCAAGCTCGACAGCTCAGTGGTTCAGGAGGAACTCGACAGGCTGGAAGCAGAGGCCAAGTGA
- a CDS encoding TatD DNase family protein yields MSKSAVKDGKNSPPPLPAALPLPVFDSHCHLDAMAQRSGVDATSEFVAEAMRQARSVNVTKVITVGDTIASSRWCVQAAREHPDVFAAVAVHPTEISGMTDADYAELESLAADENVVAIGETGLDYYWDRTTPADQQEHFRRHIDLAKRVGKALMIHDREAHEDVLAILESEGAPDQVVFHAFSGDEVMARTCVERGFVLSFPGVVTFTNAPALRAAAVATSLDHILVETDAPFLSPQPFRGRPNAPYLVPYTLTSLAGTVGVAVEELCEAIVRTGQRVFRTNLTPI; encoded by the coding sequence GTGAGCAAATCGGCAGTAAAAGACGGCAAGAACTCGCCGCCGCCACTGCCGGCCGCGCTGCCGTTGCCGGTCTTCGATTCCCACTGTCACCTCGATGCGATGGCGCAGCGCTCCGGTGTCGACGCGACGTCGGAGTTCGTCGCTGAGGCCATGCGTCAGGCGAGAAGTGTCAATGTAACCAAGGTGATTACGGTCGGGGACACGATCGCGTCGAGTCGCTGGTGCGTCCAGGCCGCCCGCGAGCATCCGGACGTCTTCGCTGCGGTGGCGGTACATCCCACCGAGATTTCCGGCATGACCGACGCCGACTATGCGGAACTGGAGTCGCTGGCCGCCGATGAGAACGTGGTCGCCATCGGCGAGACCGGCCTCGACTACTACTGGGATCGCACGACGCCCGCCGATCAGCAGGAGCACTTCCGGCGCCACATCGATCTGGCCAAACGGGTCGGGAAGGCGTTGATGATCCACGATCGCGAGGCCCATGAGGATGTGCTGGCGATTCTGGAGTCCGAGGGGGCACCGGATCAGGTCGTGTTCCACGCGTTCAGCGGGGACGAAGTTATGGCCAGGACCTGTGTTGAGCGTGGATTTGTGCTGTCTTTTCCGGGAGTGGTGACCTTCACAAACGCCCCGGCACTGCGTGCGGCGGCGGTGGCCACTTCACTTGACCACATACTGGTCGAAACGGACGCTCCGTTCTTGAGCCCTCAACCATTTCGCGGTCGCCCCAACGCCCCGTATTTGGTGCCCTACACGCTGACGAGCCTGGCCGGGACGGTCGGCGTCGCCGTCGAAGAGCTCTGCGAGGCGATAGTGCGCACCGGCCAGCGGGTATTCAGGACGAACTTAACACCGATTTAA
- a CDS encoding Uncharacterized conserved protein YabE, contains G5 and tandem DUF348 domains produces the protein MHRSIKIGLYGTLVAGIIGGTLAFTGTSDKTVTIKVDGESKQIKTSADDVAGALSSAKYTVGAHDVVAPAPNTAIKNGSTVVLKRGRLLHLVVDGKARDVWVTAPTVADALSQLGYSTDNAVSVSRDKRLPLTESTLDVTSPKALTITHDRKVQHITTTDATVSALLTSQNIEVAPTDIVSVPVTSALVAGENIVIQRVAVRTVVEARPVPFQVTSVRDSQLTVGEKQVIKAGRAGTAHITYHVALVDGVAKKKTQVSSVVVAPPVTQVQHIGSKPKPAAPAAPAATSNAAPKDTSGLNWDAVAACESGGNWAINTGNGFYGGLQFDAGTWLSNGGGAYAPRADLASRSAQIAIATKLYNARGSSPWPVCGQRL, from the coding sequence TTGCATCGCAGCATCAAGATTGGCCTATACGGAACACTGGTCGCCGGCATCATCGGCGGCACACTTGCCTTCACCGGGACGTCTGACAAGACGGTCACCATCAAGGTCGACGGCGAGTCCAAGCAGATCAAGACCAGCGCCGACGATGTGGCCGGCGCGTTGAGCTCCGCGAAGTACACCGTAGGAGCGCACGATGTTGTGGCCCCAGCCCCCAACACCGCAATCAAGAACGGCTCGACCGTCGTACTGAAGCGTGGACGCCTGCTGCACCTTGTTGTAGATGGCAAGGCCCGCGACGTCTGGGTCACCGCTCCGACCGTGGCCGACGCGCTCAGCCAGCTCGGATACTCCACCGACAACGCGGTCTCCGTCTCGCGTGACAAGCGCCTTCCGCTCACCGAGAGCACGCTCGACGTGACCTCGCCGAAGGCACTGACGATCACGCACGACCGCAAGGTCCAGCACATCACCACCACCGACGCCACGGTCTCGGCCCTGCTGACATCGCAGAACATCGAGGTCGCGCCGACCGACATCGTCTCGGTTCCGGTCACCAGCGCATTGGTCGCCGGCGAGAACATCGTCATCCAGCGGGTCGCCGTCAGGACCGTCGTCGAGGCCCGGCCGGTGCCGTTCCAGGTCACCTCGGTTCGCGACTCGCAGTTGACCGTCGGTGAGAAGCAGGTCATCAAGGCCGGTCGCGCCGGAACCGCGCACATCACCTATCACGTCGCGCTCGTCGACGGGGTCGCCAAGAAGAAGACCCAGGTCAGCAGCGTCGTCGTCGCCCCTCCGGTAACCCAGGTCCAGCACATCGGCAGCAAGCCGAAGCCCGCCGCTCCGGCGGCGCCCGCGGCCACCAGCAACGCCGCGCCGAAGGACACCAGCGGCCTGAACTGGGACGCCGTCGCCGCCTGTGAGTCCGGTGGCAACTGGGCGATCAACACCGGCAACGGTTTCTACGGCGGCCTGCAGTTCGACGCGGGCACCTGGCTCTCCAACGGCGGCGGCGCGTACGCCCCGCGGGCTGACCTGGCGAGCCGCTCGGCTCAGATCGCCATCGCGACCAAGCTCTACAACGCCCGCGGCAGCTCGCCGTGGCCGGTCTGCGGGCAGCGCCTCTGA